From Brassica oleracea var. oleracea cultivar TO1000 chromosome C3, BOL, whole genome shotgun sequence, a single genomic window includes:
- the LOC106327991 gene encoding probable galacturonosyltransferase-like 6, translating into MLWITRLSAFFSAAMAVIVLSPSLQSFPPAAAIRSSDRSLISSFRNSPPFRNAAEECLSSSAADSNVCNPSLVHVAITLDVTYLRGSIAAVNSILQHSLCPESVFFHFIVSSETNLESLVRSTFQELKFKVYYFAPETVRGLISSSVRQALEQPLNYARNYLAELLEGCVNRVIYLDSDLVVVDDIAKLWKTGLGPRVIGAPEYCHANFTKYFTGGFWAEERFSGTFRRRRRACYFNTGVMVIDLKKWRRGAYTRRIEKWMEIQRTERIYELGSLPPFLLVFAGHVAPISHRWNQHGLGGDNVRGSCRDLHPGPVSLLHWSGSGKPWLRLDSKRPCPLDALWTPYDLYRHSH; encoded by the exons ATGCTTTGGATCACGAGACTCTCTGCATTCTTCTCCGCCGCGATGGCAGTGATCGTCTTATCTCCGTCGCTGCAATCCTTCCCTCCCGCGGCGGCGATCCGGTCCTCCGATCGTAGCTTAATCTCATCCTTCAGAAACTCCCCTCCCTTTCGCAACGCCGCCGAAGAATGTCTCTCCTCCTCCGCCGCAGACTCCAACGTCTGCAACCCCTCGTTAGTCCACGTGGCGATCACACTCGACGTAACTTACCTCCGCGGCTCAATCGCAGCCGTCAATTCAATCCTCCAACACTCCTTATGCCCCGAGAGCGTCTTCTTCCACTTCATCGTCTCCTCCGAGACAAACCTAGAGTCTCTCGTGAGATCGACTTTTCAAGAACTAAAATTCAAAGTTTACTATTTTGCCCCTGAGACGGTCCGCGGTTTGATCTCTTCCTCCGTGAGACAGGCCCTCGAGCAGCCGTTGAACTACGCTAGAAACTACCTCGCGGAGCTTCTCGAGGGCTGCGTTAACCGGGTCATATACTTGGATTCGGATCTTGTGGTGGTCGACGACATCGCAAAGCTCTGGAAAACGGGTCTGGGTCCGAGGGTAATCGGAGCTCCAGAG TACTGCCACGCGAATTTCACTAAGTACTTCACCGGAGGGTTCTGGGCCGAGGAGAGATTCTCGGGTACGTTTCGACGGAGGAGGAGGGCTTGTTACTTCAACACGGGGGTGATGGTGATTGATTTGAAGAAGTGGAGACGAGGTGCCTACACGAGACGGATCGAGAAGTGGATGGAGATTCAGAGGACGGAGAGGATCTACGAGCTGGGATCGCTTCCGCCGTTTCTGCTTGTTTTCGCCGGTCACGTGGCGCCGATTTCGCATAGGTGGAACCAGCATGGGCTCGGTGGGGACAATGTTAGAGGTAGCTGTCGGGATTTGCATCCTGGTCCGGTGAGTTTGCTTCATTGGTCTGGTAGTGGCAAGCCGTGGTTAAGGCTTGACTCGAAACGGCCTTGTCCGTTAGATGCTCTGTGGACGCCTTATGACTTGTATCGACACTCACATTGA